The following proteins are co-located in the Planococcus plakortidis genome:
- a CDS encoding fatty acid desaturase → MSKEKTAQLRKFVAPFEKADVKASVRQMMNTIPPFFILWFLAYLALDVSVWLTVGISIIAAGFVVRMFIIFHDCTHGSFFKSKKANAVVGTITGILTLFAYEKWKREHAIHHASSGNLDKRGVGDIWVMTIDEYLEASKWERFKYRMYRNPLVMFGLGPLFLVLISSRFNRKDARKKERNNTYFINAALVVLYTVMILAIGWQAFLLIQGTIMFTAGVLGIWLFYIQHTFEDSYFEDESEWDYVKAAIEGSSYYELPKVLQWVTGNIGFHHVHHLSPRVPNYNLEKAHVSTPPLQKATTINLKTSLKSLKYKVYDEENKTFVTFGDIKHLLGNSETAQQ, encoded by the coding sequence ATGAGCAAGGAAAAGACAGCACAATTACGCAAATTTGTCGCCCCTTTTGAAAAGGCGGATGTTAAAGCAAGCGTCCGGCAAATGATGAATACCATCCCCCCATTTTTCATTCTTTGGTTTTTAGCATATCTCGCACTGGATGTATCCGTTTGGCTGACAGTGGGAATTTCCATCATCGCGGCAGGCTTTGTCGTCCGCATGTTCATCATTTTCCATGACTGCACACACGGGTCATTCTTCAAAAGCAAAAAAGCGAATGCGGTCGTCGGCACGATTACCGGTATATTGACGCTTTTCGCATACGAAAAGTGGAAACGCGAGCATGCTATCCACCACGCATCGAGCGGCAATCTCGACAAACGGGGAGTCGGCGATATCTGGGTCATGACGATCGATGAGTATTTGGAGGCTTCCAAGTGGGAACGCTTCAAGTACCGCATGTACCGCAACCCTCTCGTAATGTTCGGGTTGGGGCCGTTATTCCTGGTGTTGATCTCGAGCCGTTTCAACCGCAAAGATGCGCGCAAAAAAGAGCGCAACAATACGTATTTCATCAATGCTGCACTGGTCGTCCTTTACACCGTCATGATCTTGGCGATCGGCTGGCAGGCATTCCTGCTGATCCAGGGAACGATCATGTTCACGGCTGGCGTGCTTGGCATTTGGTTGTTCTACATCCAGCATACGTTCGAAGATTCCTATTTTGAAGATGAAAGCGAATGGGATTATGTGAAAGCGGCCATCGAAGGCAGCTCGTACTACGAATTGCCGAAAGTGCTGCAGTGGGTGACTGGAAACATCGGATTCCACCACGTGCATCACTTGAGCCCGCGCGTCCCGAACTACAATTTGGAAAAAGCGCATGTTTCCACTCCGCCGCTTCAAAAAGCGACGACCATCAATTTAAAGACAAGCTTGAAATCCTTGAAGTACAAAGTGTACGACGAAGAAAACAAGACCTTCGTAACATTCGGCGACATCAAGCATTTGCTTGGCAACTCTGAAACAGCACAGCAGTAA
- a CDS encoding sensor histidine kinase encodes MQNWYQIFPRNTWLSIYAWTIFCILPFFFIFRSSSPPEIAAGIILLVAFFIAYRLSFSSHSFLVYLWVSVEMVINIAMIFLFGYVYLAIFLAFFIGNIRSKVGFFIIYGLHIGATIAAIIYGLLVDFNLYMTQLPFIILSVLGVILLPFNTYNRHKREKLEGALEDANKRISQLVLIEERERIARDLHDTLGQKLSLIGLKSDLAGKLLNKDPQRAAAEIQDVRQTARTALKEVRELVTDMRGTKLEDELLRIQQILKAADIDFVFYGSAKLNNTPLLMEHVLSMCLKEAVTNIVKHSEASRCTVLIKQTPNEILVQVQDDGVGFPEGNPLLQGNGLAGMRERLDFVNGQVDIEVMDGTTLNIRVPNVILYQDMEARNT; translated from the coding sequence ATGCAAAACTGGTATCAAATTTTTCCCCGCAACACATGGTTAAGTATCTATGCATGGACAATCTTTTGCATTTTGCCATTCTTTTTCATTTTTCGTTCATCATCTCCACCTGAAATTGCGGCAGGCATCATCTTATTGGTGGCGTTTTTCATCGCTTATCGTCTGTCGTTCAGTTCCCATTCGTTTCTTGTGTATTTATGGGTAAGCGTCGAGATGGTCATCAACATCGCGATGATCTTCTTATTCGGCTATGTTTACTTGGCGATTTTCCTGGCATTTTTCATAGGCAATATCCGCAGCAAAGTCGGTTTTTTCATTATTTATGGGCTGCATATCGGGGCGACGATCGCTGCGATCATCTACGGATTGCTTGTCGACTTCAACTTGTACATGACGCAATTGCCGTTCATCATCCTGAGTGTACTCGGCGTTATCTTATTGCCGTTCAATACCTACAACCGGCATAAACGTGAAAAGCTTGAAGGGGCACTGGAAGACGCCAATAAGCGGATTTCACAGCTTGTGCTGATCGAGGAGCGCGAACGGATCGCGCGCGATCTCCACGATACGCTCGGCCAAAAATTATCATTGATCGGCTTGAAAAGTGATTTAGCCGGGAAACTACTTAATAAAGACCCGCAACGCGCAGCTGCTGAGATCCAGGATGTCCGCCAGACTGCACGCACTGCCTTGAAGGAAGTGCGGGAACTGGTGACGGATATGCGCGGGACGAAACTTGAAGACGAGCTGTTGCGCATCCAGCAAATCCTGAAGGCCGCGGATATCGATTTCGTTTTCTACGGCAGCGCTAAGCTCAACAATACGCCACTGTTGATGGAGCATGTGCTGAGCATGTGCTTGAAGGAAGCGGTCACCAATATCGTCAAACACAGTGAAGCTTCCCGCTGCACCGTGTTGATCAAGCAGACGCCGAATGAAATCCTTGTGCAAGTGCAGGATGATGGCGTCGGGTTCCCGGAAGGCAATCCCCTACTTCAAGGGAATGGGCTTGCGGGAATGCGCGAACGATTGGACTTCGTCAATGGGCAAGTCGATATTGAAGTCATGGACGGCACGACTTTGAACATCCGCGTACCGAATGTCATTCTTTATCAAGATATGGAGGCGAGAAATACATGA
- a CDS encoding response regulator transcription factor, producing the protein MIRIVLAEDQRMMLGALGSLLDLEDDLEVVGMASNGEEAINLVEELNPDVCIMDIEMPVKSGLDAAEALKDHPCKTIILTTFARAGYFERARKAGVSGYLLKDSPSEELGASIRTIMDGRRIYAPELVDLAYAGSNPLTERERQVMELITEGRSTKEIAKELFITTGTVRNYISTILDKLEASNRIEAIARYREKS; encoded by the coding sequence ATGATTCGAATTGTACTGGCGGAAGACCAGCGCATGATGCTCGGGGCACTTGGTTCCTTATTGGATCTGGAAGACGATTTGGAAGTGGTGGGGATGGCATCGAATGGGGAAGAAGCGATCAACTTGGTTGAGGAGCTGAACCCGGACGTCTGCATCATGGACATCGAAATGCCGGTCAAGAGCGGCCTGGATGCGGCGGAAGCCTTGAAAGACCACCCGTGTAAAACCATCATCCTGACGACGTTCGCCCGGGCAGGTTATTTCGAGCGGGCGCGGAAAGCGGGGGTCAGCGGATATCTCCTGAAAGACAGCCCGAGCGAAGAGCTGGGGGCCTCGATCCGCACCATCATGGACGGACGCCGGATCTATGCGCCGGAACTTGTCGACCTCGCTTATGCTGGCAGCAATCCACTGACTGAACGCGAGCGGCAAGTGATGGAATTGATCACTGAAGGACGCAGCACGAAAGAAATCGCCAAAGAGCTATTCATTACGACAGGCACTGTGCGCAATTACATTTCCACGATTCTTGATAAACTTGAAGCGAGCAACCGGATCGAAGCCATTGCGCGTTACCGTGAAAAAAGCTGA
- a CDS encoding DUF2188 domain-containing protein, which translates to MPWNKNDYPDSFKNLDENVRNKAIEIANALLRDGYEEGRAIPIALDQARDTVQGDSEAPVYEIRKHSEGWQLKKKDSKKAILIEETKDDLMDEAKRYVNRNNGELHIYAEDGSLQEKLYD; encoded by the coding sequence ATGCCGTGGAATAAGAATGATTACCCAGATTCCTTCAAAAATTTGGATGAAAATGTCCGCAACAAAGCCATCGAGATTGCCAATGCGCTCTTGCGTGACGGTTATGAGGAAGGGCGTGCCATCCCGATTGCTTTGGACCAGGCACGCGATACCGTCCAAGGAGACAGCGAAGCCCCGGTGTATGAAATCCGCAAACACTCAGAAGGCTGGCAACTGAAGAAGAAAGACAGCAAAAAAGCCATCCTCATCGAGGAAACGAAGGATGACTTGATGGATGAAGCGAAGCGTTACGTCAACCGCAATAACGGGGAACTTCATATTTACGCAGAAGATGGCTCGCTGCAGGAAAAATTATACGATTGA
- the putP gene encoding sodium/proline symporter PutP — protein sequence MTDTTYQIIALLVYLAAMLFIGWYAYKKTADLSDYMLGGRGLGPSVAALSAGASDMSGWLLLGLPGAIYVGGLVEVWIAIGLTIGAFLNWFFVAPRLRIYSFVTSDSITIPSFLENRLKDRSRLLRIVSGIIILIFFTFYVSSGMVASGLFFQSSFGMDYHLGLIVGSVVVVAYTLFGGFLAVSYTDFVQGIMMFLSLIAVPVVGIFVTGGFGETAASIREVDPNMLSLVSGASTIGVISAVAWGLGYFGQPHIIVRFMAIKTLKEVRTARRIGMGWMILSLFGATGTALIGIAYFQQNPNATLVDPEAVFLDMSQVLFHPLVAGFVLAAVLAAIMSTISSQLLVSSSALIEDLYKIAFKKESSDKGYVTLGRIAVAVIAVIAAALAWEQNNTILGLVAYAWAGFGAAFGPIILLALFWRKLTSKGALAGMIVGAITVIIWDLVGTVPEDAGATDLTNFIGSVYEIIPGFFLSWLVAWAVSLMTYKHDAEIEAEFDETERLIQEDKK from the coding sequence ATGACAGATACAACTTATCAAATCATAGCCTTACTCGTGTACCTCGCGGCTATGCTGTTCATCGGCTGGTATGCGTATAAGAAGACAGCCGACTTATCCGATTACATGCTCGGGGGAAGGGGTCTCGGACCATCCGTAGCGGCTCTCAGCGCCGGCGCATCCGATATGTCCGGATGGCTCTTGCTCGGATTGCCCGGAGCGATTTACGTCGGAGGTCTCGTGGAAGTCTGGATCGCCATCGGGTTAACGATCGGTGCTTTCCTGAACTGGTTCTTTGTTGCGCCTCGTCTGCGGATCTACTCATTTGTCACCAGTGATTCCATCACCATTCCAAGCTTCCTAGAAAATCGCCTGAAAGACCGTTCGCGCCTCTTGCGGATTGTTTCAGGTATTATCATTTTGATTTTCTTCACATTCTACGTTTCATCCGGCATGGTAGCTTCTGGATTGTTCTTCCAGAGCTCATTCGGAATGGATTATCACCTCGGCCTCATCGTGGGTTCTGTGGTAGTTGTCGCTTATACTTTGTTCGGCGGGTTCCTCGCCGTCAGTTACACGGATTTTGTGCAAGGGATCATGATGTTCCTGTCGCTTATTGCAGTGCCGGTCGTCGGGATTTTCGTTACGGGCGGATTCGGTGAAACGGCAGCGAGCATCCGGGAAGTCGACCCGAATATGTTGAGCCTGGTTTCAGGGGCTTCCACCATCGGCGTCATTTCTGCCGTAGCGTGGGGCCTTGGGTACTTCGGGCAGCCGCATATCATCGTCCGTTTTATGGCCATTAAAACGTTGAAGGAAGTCCGGACCGCCCGCCGCATCGGCATGGGCTGGATGATTCTGAGCCTCTTTGGCGCCACGGGCACAGCATTGATCGGGATTGCGTATTTCCAGCAAAACCCAAATGCGACCCTGGTTGACCCGGAAGCGGTATTCCTGGACATGAGCCAGGTATTGTTCCATCCGTTGGTTGCAGGTTTCGTCCTGGCGGCGGTTTTGGCAGCGATCATGAGTACGATTTCGTCTCAATTGCTCGTCAGCTCGTCTGCATTGATTGAAGACTTGTATAAAATCGCCTTCAAGAAAGAGTCCAGTGATAAAGGCTATGTCACGCTCGGCCGAATCGCCGTAGCTGTCATCGCTGTCATCGCCGCAGCACTCGCATGGGAGCAGAACAATACCATTCTTGGATTGGTCGCTTATGCATGGGCAGGGTTCGGTGCCGCTTTCGGCCCGATCATTTTGCTCGCCCTGTTCTGGCGCAAGCTTACTTCTAAAGGTGCGCTCGCCGGCATGATCGTGGGTGCCATCACGGTCATCATCTGGGATCTTGTGGGAACTGTCCCTGAAGATGCAGGTGCCACTGACCTGACGAACTTCATCGGCAGCGTGTATGAAATCATTCCAGGCTTTTTCCTCAGCTGGTTGGTTGCATGGGCTGTCAGCTTGATGACTTACAAGCATGACGCTGAAATCGAAGCGGAATTCGATGAAACCGAGCGTTTGATCCAAGAAGATAAGAAATGA
- a CDS encoding VOC family protein, producing MTVNVYMIFNGNCEEAVAYYGTVFGTEPAELSRFGDMPSGPGQEMPEEMKSRIMHASLHIHGSTVMFSDGMSDAPVETGKNINVAVISDDLHKMTEEFNQLAQDGKVQMALQETFWSLGYGIVEDKYGIVWMFSHDDGRQ from the coding sequence ATGACCGTCAATGTCTATATGATTTTCAATGGCAATTGCGAAGAAGCAGTGGCATACTATGGAACCGTGTTCGGTACAGAACCAGCTGAGCTTTCCCGTTTCGGGGACATGCCTTCCGGGCCCGGACAGGAAATGCCCGAAGAAATGAAAAGCCGGATCATGCATGCGAGCTTGCACATCCACGGAAGCACCGTCATGTTTTCAGATGGCATGTCAGACGCCCCGGTTGAAACCGGCAAGAACATCAATGTGGCAGTCATATCGGATGACTTGCACAAAATGACAGAGGAATTCAACCAGCTGGCGCAGGACGGGAAAGTTCAAATGGCGCTGCAGGAGACGTTTTGGAGCCTCGGCTATGGCATAGTGGAGGATAAATATGGCATCGTCTGGATGTTCAGCCACGATGACGGCCGGCAATGA
- a CDS encoding BCCT family transporter produces the protein MDRKSLKNPVFIISTAVILLLVVAGAFMPIRFGEIAGTLFNFTTLNFGWFYLLAVFIITLFLIIIAITKYGSIRLGADSDRPEFPFFTWIGMLFSAGFGAGLVFWGVAEPMSHFFTTPFGTEGQTEEAARIAMGYSFFHWGISQWSVFAIVGLVIGFLQFRRKKPGLVSTALEPVMGSKPVIKHTIDSLAVIATVMGIATSLGLGVLQMNGGLNAVFGIDNAFPIQLAIIGVMFAAYTLSSSTGLHKGIAYLSNLNLGLALVLMVFVFLAGPTVFIMDTFTLAIGDYITNFVQYSLRMEPYTGGEWVLGWTIFYWAWATAWSPFVGAFVARVSRGRTIREFVFGVLVIPPAIACVWIAVFGGTALWYDLNEQAGIAEAVNVDLTSALFQTFDVLPLSTIMSVLAILLIFTFLVTSADSATYILATMTSFGSLNPPTLFKVIWGVLMSAIAAVLLYAGGLSALQTASLISALPFTVLLLLMLWSFTKIIRGESPPIRKSELRRFRRLEREARKQQNK, from the coding sequence ATGGATAGAAAATCATTGAAAAACCCCGTGTTTATCATATCGACAGCCGTGATCCTGCTGTTGGTAGTTGCTGGGGCATTTATGCCGATCCGTTTCGGTGAAATCGCCGGCACCTTATTTAACTTCACCACGCTTAACTTCGGTTGGTTCTACTTGCTAGCTGTCTTCATCATCACCCTTTTCCTGATCATCATCGCCATCACCAAATATGGCAGCATCCGGCTCGGAGCCGACTCCGACCGCCCGGAGTTCCCGTTCTTCACCTGGATCGGCATGCTGTTCTCTGCAGGCTTCGGTGCAGGCCTCGTTTTCTGGGGAGTCGCTGAACCGATGAGCCATTTCTTCACGACGCCGTTCGGCACGGAAGGACAGACGGAAGAAGCTGCGCGCATTGCGATGGGCTACTCCTTCTTCCACTGGGGCATCAGCCAATGGTCCGTCTTCGCCATCGTCGGCCTGGTCATCGGCTTCTTGCAGTTCAGACGCAAAAAGCCCGGCCTGGTCTCGACTGCACTCGAACCAGTGATGGGTTCGAAACCCGTCATCAAGCACACCATCGATTCTCTTGCGGTCATCGCAACCGTCATGGGAATCGCGACTTCACTCGGCCTCGGGGTCTTGCAGATGAACGGCGGCTTGAATGCCGTCTTCGGCATCGACAACGCCTTCCCGATCCAATTGGCGATCATCGGCGTCATGTTCGCTGCCTATACCCTATCTTCTTCTACAGGGCTTCATAAAGGAATTGCCTACTTAAGTAATTTGAACTTAGGCTTGGCACTCGTACTGATGGTGTTCGTCTTCTTAGCGGGCCCGACAGTGTTCATCATGGACACATTCACGCTCGCAATCGGTGATTACATCACCAATTTCGTACAGTACAGCTTGCGCATGGAGCCGTATACCGGTGGGGAATGGGTGCTTGGATGGACCATCTTCTACTGGGCCTGGGCAACGGCCTGGTCTCCATTTGTCGGGGCGTTCGTTGCACGGGTTTCACGCGGGCGCACGATCCGCGAGTTCGTCTTCGGCGTATTGGTCATTCCGCCAGCGATCGCTTGTGTCTGGATCGCCGTCTTTGGCGGTACAGCTTTGTGGTATGACTTGAACGAACAAGCAGGCATTGCGGAAGCGGTCAACGTCGACCTGACTTCTGCCTTGTTCCAGACTTTCGATGTTCTTCCGTTGTCGACCATCATGTCCGTATTGGCGATTTTACTGATCTTCACATTCCTTGTGACCTCAGCTGACTCCGCTACATACATCCTGGCGACAATGACCAGCTTCGGCAGCTTGAACCCGCCGACATTGTTCAAAGTCATCTGGGGCGTCTTGATGTCAGCAATCGCAGCCGTCCTTCTTTACGCTGGCGGGCTTAGCGCCTTGCAGACCGCCTCGCTCATATCGGCCTTGCCGTTTACGGTGCTGTTGCTCCTGATGCTTTGGTCATTCACCAAAATCATCCGCGGGGAATCGCCGCCGATCCGCAAATCGGAATTGCGCCGCTTCCGGCGCTTGGAAAGAGAAGCGAGAAAACAACAGAATAAGTAA
- a CDS encoding VOC family protein has protein sequence MQLDHIVHFTRTSPEASSGFWNDAGFHAVTGGSHKNWGTQNALMYGPDYYIEWLAIEDRATAEASEHPLIQQLRHDGRGFGTICLRSHDLDQLAKQIEDRGFRTVGPMDAERLTGSGETIRWRLLFIDQPISSALPLPFFIEWEETDEARIAGLKQKGAITDFNESLRLDALVFSVEDPAQREAEWKSLLGGSASLENCSLVFEQGDGKAKERLREVRFESAGQEIVFEQGSYQVPRFG, from the coding sequence ATGCAATTGGATCATATCGTTCATTTTACCCGGACCAGCCCGGAAGCAAGCAGCGGGTTTTGGAACGATGCGGGTTTTCATGCAGTTACGGGAGGCAGCCATAAGAACTGGGGGACGCAAAACGCCCTCATGTATGGGCCGGATTACTACATCGAATGGCTGGCAATTGAAGATAGAGCCACAGCGGAAGCCAGTGAACATCCGCTTATCCAACAGCTGCGCCATGATGGAAGGGGCTTCGGCACCATCTGTTTGCGTTCTCATGATCTCGATCAATTAGCGAAACAAATCGAAGACCGTGGGTTCCGGACGGTCGGGCCGATGGATGCGGAACGGCTGACTGGCTCAGGCGAAACCATCCGCTGGCGCTTGCTGTTTATCGATCAGCCGATTTCTTCGGCATTGCCATTGCCGTTTTTCATTGAGTGGGAAGAAACGGACGAGGCGCGTATTGCCGGCTTGAAGCAAAAAGGCGCCATCACGGATTTCAATGAAAGCTTGCGCTTGGATGCACTCGTATTCTCGGTGGAAGATCCGGCGCAAAGGGAAGCGGAATGGAAAAGCTTATTGGGAGGATCTGCTTCACTTGAAAATTGCAGTCTTGTGTTTGAGCAAGGCGATGGAAAAGCAAAAGAAAGATTGCGTGAAGTGCGCTTTGAATCGGCCGGACAGGAAATCGTTTTTGAACAAGGGAGCTATCAGGTGCCGCGTTTCGGGTAA
- the hflX gene encoding GTPase HflX: MEAFIEKAIIVGVQLQKDTHFEYSMEELRNLAEALGVEVVGELHQNLDRVNPAHYIGAGKVDEAKALYEEADANLIIFNDELSPSQIRNLEEDLECKVIDRTMLILDIFSRRARTREAQVQVELAQLQYMLPRLVGLRASLGRQGGASSGGLANRGAGETKLELDRRKIEDQITKLRRELDQVKEQRVTQRKQRLKKGMPVVSLVGYTNAGKSTIMNSLLSKTGQNVDKRVFEKDMLFATLDTSIRQIRLEDNKTFLLSDTVGFVSRLPHHLVKAFRSTLEEARNADLLLHVVDVSNDEHDYMMEVTDATLQEVGVENVPTLYVYNKSDLAGVAYPRKSADAVWISAKEGAGLDELIESIRERLFANHVMCRMEIPFGRGDVVAYLNDHASIKETEYGEEGTLITVELSRADYERYEQFVVGK, from the coding sequence ATGGAAGCATTCATTGAAAAAGCGATTATTGTGGGTGTCCAATTGCAGAAAGACACCCATTTCGAATACAGCATGGAAGAGTTGCGGAATTTAGCGGAAGCATTGGGCGTCGAAGTCGTGGGTGAATTGCACCAGAACTTGGACCGTGTGAATCCCGCCCATTACATCGGCGCCGGAAAAGTCGATGAAGCGAAAGCATTGTACGAAGAAGCCGATGCCAACTTGATCATCTTTAACGATGAACTGTCGCCGTCCCAGATCCGCAATCTGGAGGAAGACTTGGAATGCAAGGTGATTGACCGGACGATGCTTATCCTGGACATCTTTTCAAGGCGCGCTCGCACGCGCGAAGCCCAAGTGCAAGTGGAATTGGCGCAACTCCAGTATATGTTGCCGCGTCTTGTCGGCTTGCGCGCATCGCTCGGCCGCCAGGGCGGTGCGAGCAGCGGGGGGCTTGCCAACCGCGGTGCCGGGGAGACCAAATTGGAGCTCGACCGACGGAAAATCGAGGACCAGATCACCAAGCTCAGGCGGGAACTCGACCAAGTGAAAGAACAACGCGTCACCCAGCGCAAACAGCGGCTGAAAAAAGGCATGCCGGTCGTATCGCTCGTCGGCTATACCAACGCCGGCAAGTCGACGATCATGAACAGCTTGCTGTCGAAGACGGGACAGAATGTCGACAAGCGGGTGTTCGAGAAAGACATGTTGTTCGCGACTTTGGATACGTCTATCCGCCAAATCCGGCTTGAAGACAATAAAACCTTTTTGTTGTCCGATACTGTCGGGTTTGTCAGCCGCTTGCCTCACCACTTGGTCAAGGCATTCCGCTCGACGCTCGAAGAAGCGCGCAATGCGGATTTGCTGCTCCATGTGGTCGATGTCTCGAATGATGAGCATGATTACATGATGGAAGTGACCGATGCGACGCTGCAGGAGGTGGGCGTGGAAAACGTCCCGACTTTATATGTCTATAATAAATCGGACCTCGCTGGTGTCGCATACCCAAGAAAGAGTGCCGATGCCGTCTGGATATCAGCCAAAGAAGGAGCGGGGCTCGATGAGCTGATCGAAAGCATACGTGAGCGGCTCTTTGCGAACCACGTCATGTGCCGGATGGAAATTCCGTTCGGGCGCGGGGACGTCGTTGCGTATTTGAACGACCATGCAAGTATCAAGGAAACCGAATACGGCGAAGAGGGCACATTGATCACCGTGGAATTGAGCCGTGCGGATTATGAGCGCTACGAACAATTCGTCGTCGGCAAATAG
- a CDS encoding DUF6612 family protein codes for MRKWMAVIGTGAAVISLGACSNAEAPTTEEESETPAQEAPEETQSASEVYAEAVEASQQVESLRARSNTEQQMKMQPDGMEIDMTVDSEMEMTYEPLAFHQTGETSIVSEDIDNTNPMLTEMYMTEEGLYMHETSVDMWLKMPEEMHENMKSIAGQQSADPARQLDELGNFEEDFVLEETDEAYVLTLDASGEEFQELTDEQLEKTLGQMEIEAPLSPEDMEVHSVNYVIMLDKETYLADRMEIDMELEVDVRGEMMAIESQMQVDYSDYNAIEPIEIPSEVLEQAQELEY; via the coding sequence ATGAGGAAATGGATGGCAGTCATAGGAACGGGCGCTGCTGTTATCAGCCTTGGCGCATGCAGCAATGCTGAGGCGCCGACGACTGAAGAGGAAAGCGAGACCCCTGCACAAGAAGCTCCTGAAGAAACGCAGAGCGCTTCGGAAGTTTATGCGGAAGCGGTAGAGGCTTCGCAGCAAGTGGAAAGCTTGCGCGCCCGGTCGAACACCGAACAACAGATGAAGATGCAGCCGGACGGCATGGAAATCGACATGACGGTGGACTCGGAAATGGAAATGACCTATGAGCCCTTGGCCTTTCATCAAACAGGCGAGACCAGCATTGTATCGGAAGACATCGACAACACCAACCCGATGCTTACGGAAATGTATATGACGGAAGAGGGCTTATATATGCATGAGACCTCTGTCGATATGTGGCTGAAAATGCCGGAGGAAATGCACGAAAACATGAAATCGATTGCCGGACAGCAATCGGCTGACCCAGCGCGCCAATTGGATGAACTCGGTAATTTCGAAGAGGATTTCGTGCTCGAGGAAACGGATGAAGCCTATGTCCTGACGCTCGACGCCTCTGGAGAAGAGTTCCAGGAACTGACCGATGAACAATTGGAGAAAACACTCGGCCAGATGGAAATCGAAGCCCCGCTCTCCCCGGAAGACATGGAAGTGCATTCCGTCAATTATGTCATCATGCTCGATAAGGAAACTTATTTAGCTGATCGCATGGAGATCGATATGGAACTCGAGGTGGACGTACGCGGTGAAATGATGGCGATCGAATCGCAGATGCAAGTGGATTACAGCGACTACAATGCCATCGAACCGATCGAAATCCCATCGGAAGTATTGGAACAAGCCCAGGAACTCGAATATTAA
- a CDS encoding ABC transporter permease codes for MKKRILIPILIILSFVSLFVGVSSITPLDLLDFQSEETQIFLISRFPRLVAILLAGAGMSMAGLIMQQLSRNKFVSPTTAGTLDATRLGILVSMLLFANASMLEKMGVAFLFALGGTFLFMQILNRIKFKDAIFIPLIGLMFGNILSSITTFFAYRADVIQNMSAWLQGDFSMVMKGSYELLYISVPVFIIAYMYANRFTVAGMGEDFSKNLGLKYRSVVNIGLTLVALITATVVLTVGMIPFLGLIIPNIVSIFKGDHLQKTLPHTAMLGAIFLLVCDILGRVLIYPYEITISLMVGVIGSFIFLIMLFRRKAYA; via the coding sequence ATGAAAAAACGTATTCTAATACCCATATTGATCATTCTCTCTTTCGTCTCCCTGTTTGTCGGAGTCAGCAGCATCACCCCGCTGGATCTTCTCGATTTTCAATCGGAAGAAACGCAGATTTTTCTCATCAGCCGCTTTCCGCGCCTGGTCGCGATTTTACTGGCGGGAGCGGGCATGAGCATGGCTGGGCTCATCATGCAGCAATTGAGCCGCAATAAATTCGTCTCGCCAACCACTGCGGGGACGCTCGATGCGACGCGCCTCGGGATTCTCGTTTCGATGCTGTTGTTCGCAAATGCCTCCATGCTCGAGAAAATGGGCGTGGCGTTCTTGTTTGCTCTCGGCGGCACGTTCTTGTTCATGCAAATTCTCAACCGCATCAAGTTCAAGGATGCGATCTTCATTCCGCTGATCGGCTTGATGTTCGGCAATATCCTGTCGTCGATCACCACATTTTTCGCCTACCGGGCAGATGTCATCCAGAACATGTCGGCTTGGCTGCAGGGCGATTTTTCGATGGTCATGAAAGGCAGCTATGAACTTCTCTACATAAGTGTACCGGTCTTCATCATCGCCTATATGTACGCCAACCGTTTTACGGTCGCGGGAATGGGCGAGGATTTCTCGAAGAACCTCGGCCTCAAATACCGCAGTGTCGTCAATATCGGCTTGACCTTGGTCGCGCTCATCACGGCAACCGTGGTCTTGACAGTCGGCATGATCCCGTTCCTTGGCTTGATCATCCCGAACATCGTATCCATCTTCAAAGGAGACCACCTCCAGAAAACCTTGCCGCATACGGCGATGCTCGGGGCCATCTTCCTGTTGGTCTGCGACATTCTCGGGCGTGTCTTGATTTATCCGTATGAGATCACGATCAGCCTGATGGTCGGCGTTATCGGAAGCTTTATCTTCCTGATCATGTTGTTTAGGAGGAAAGCGTATGCGTGA